DNA sequence from the Nicotiana tomentosiformis chromosome 3, ASM39032v3, whole genome shotgun sequence genome:
GCTATATTGTCGCCAAAttagaaagaaagaagaaacaggTTCAATCCCACAAAGAGGtggttgattttggactttgatAGCAAACCCCCGTATTCCAATTCAATTGCAGTCCGCTATTTTTATATACACTGCTAAAAGATTTGAGATCTTAATTGGTGCAACTGTCATTCTCCTTTGAAATGGAATGAATAGCCAATAACCATTGACCTTCCTGCCTATGTTTTGTCGCTTCAAATAGTCCTTTTCATGTTTCAAAATCAACTTTGGTTACCACATAGCAAGCATCAACTACCCCACATTCCCACAACAACCGGCCTTGCCTTTGACACAATAATTTGGTGGTAACATCCTTTTGTACATTGAATAGGTCAACCATACACCTCAAAGACAAACCAAAAAACTTGGAAAATGAATCTCTAGCTAGgagaaagggggggggggggtgggtgTAAGGAACTTTAAGCAAAATGGAAGAAACTTGCTTGGAATATCAAGCTCTGATTCTATGCTATGTAGGACACATAAAAGAGTGTATTTGGATATTCTCTTTGCACATGTATGTCCATACCTTTATACAATAACAGGTAGGCTGGAAAAGGTATCAAAAAATAGAAAGTAAAAAAAGAGAAGGTAGAGATAACAAAAGAATGAATTTTTAAGGGCCCCTGAGCAGCCCATATATCATATCTAAAACCGAGTGTTCAAGAAAGTTTACAGATCATGGTTTCTATAACTGCAAAAACTTGTCTAACTCCCCTTGCTCAATTCTCAGTTACCCTTCTCTTTATCTCTAATTGTCATCTCATGTTGCAGCATCGAGGTTTGCCTAGCTGTTGTAGTTTGTTCCACATGCAGATCATCTGCCTAGGTGATTGGTAATGAGCTGAATAATAATCATCTACACAACCAGATTGGGAGAACTTCAAGCTGTGTACATATTCCACTGGCCTTGAGCTATTAAATTTCTCAACCCACATTCCCATGCTCACGTCCTCCATCTTGAACAACTGCAAGTCAGGGAGCTTCGTTAGATATTTCATTGAACTGACACAAACAGAGGGGAAGCGGGAATTTTTTGCGTACCTTTAAGTTATGACTATCAAACTCTGAGACAACGAAGTTTGCAATGTCTGATGAAACAATGTAGCCAGGTCCATTTGCATATGACGGATAATCTTCTTCTGGCCATTCCTGAAACGACACAGTGAAAGGGAAACGAAATGAGATACTCAGCGTATCATAGTAATGAACAAGGCCACAGAGATTAAACCTGAGAGCATTTTTTAGACAAATTTGGATTGTGAAGGGGCAACATTAAGAAAACTACTCCATTAAGACAACTATTTTGGTTGGTGCATTTGTTGTGAAACTAGTGCATCATTCATCCGAATACCCTCCATTTAATCTCTTGAGAACACTCACTTAATTCAAGTATTTTGATTATTCACCATAATGTGGTAATTATGAAGTCCTCATTACACCACTACTCTTTATGTCACACAAGAAGATCCAAACTATTACCTCATATGTCACTGCCCATTTACCACTACGTAGGGGTTTATGGTGGTAATTGATATTTCCAATATATAAGCTCCTATTTTCAGGTATTTTATTTACTTCCTTGATAACTGCATCCACTCTCACAAAGGTGTCATCATCGCACTTCATGATATTTTTGGCAGATATTACACGGACCTGCAAATAACCAAACGTATAAATGAGATTAACTTTTTGGGGCAAAACTAATTTCAACATCTAAGGGCAAATCTAGAAACGTACCCCATATTCACAGATGGCAACTGTTTTCAAAACCACGAGGTCATAGTGATCCATATAAGGAACAATGACGATGTCACCAAAAAATTCTGCTTCTTTCTTTAACTCCACATTTACCTCCTTTCTTGCGTGCTGTCAAAATCCATCCCAAGTTTAAGTCAACATTTTTAACAGAACCAGTGCCAATGTTAATAGCAAAAGATATTTGCAATAGGGTCCATAGGCTACCAATATAGCAACCTACCAATGCAACAAAGAATCGAGCCACAACATTTGAAGATCTGATTAGCTGATGCTGCATCCAAGACCTCCTTATAGCCATTCGCTCAGCAAAATGATTGCCAGCAGAAAGAATACCTATGAACATATCTACAGGCTGATCAAGGAGAGGCGGTGCCTTCCATCTGTTTGACATATCAAGATGTCTCTGAGGAGCAAAATTAGGATGTGTAGCCGGCAAGGATGCAGCAAACACTGAATCAACATCAATGTCACCGTTCATCCACAAACCAGTGGCATCCTCAAGAGCAAATCCCTAACAGCACAAAGGAGAACCTTAAGGATAGTTCAATTCAATAATCCAGTATGAACTTGAATGTAGTAGTATGTTACTCACTGTTCGATATGGAAATGAGGTCACATGCCTCCCATCAACATTTATGTGATAACCCTCAAAGCCAGCACTAAGAGTTAGCACAAATAACTTATCCTCCAAAAAGGGGAATGGCCAATCAATAGACACCTTCTTTGTTCGCCCTGTAATAAGCCGGTTTAACCACCATGAGGACTTTGATTGCTCAGAATGATTTTCGTCATTATCTCGAATCCAGTTTTCACACTTAACCTGTTCGTCAACTGCAAAAGAGTCATATGTTACCTATACATTGATCTACTTCACAAGACAACAGATACAGATGTAACTACAATGCATTCTCAGTTAATCCTTTTTTCCTTCAATACCATAAAATCAATAATCAGGCTTCTTACAATGCATTACCACAAGCTCCTattccccccaccccaccccacaaTGCGCCTGAAGAACATATACAGATTTTTAACTTAAACTAGTACATAAATGAACAAACTTTTAAGTTCAATTGCTCAATAAAACATAGGAGTAATAGAATTTTCTAAACAATATTTAAAAGTTAATTCAATAAACAAAATTCATTGTTCTCACCAGTCTCCTCATTGTCCTTGGACCTCCAGCCATCACACCTTTGTGCTGTCCCCCACTGCATCCTATAACAAGTGTTGTGTTCAATCACGGGTTTCCCACTCCAATCACCCCTCAGTCGTGGATTAAAATGCAAAATCCTTGGCGGGTCCTCTCCATCAACTGTCTTCAGCCCCTGCAATTCCATCATAAACTGTGAAACCATCAAGAATTGGCCATCTTTCAGCAAAGATATCTTCGGGTCATGCTCCGGGTGGGCCTTCCTTGGCTTCCCAACAACAGTAATATGAGACCCTAATGTAAGCCCACATGGCAACACCAAAATTCTCCCTTTCTCTTGGAACTCCGACCCGGAAATTGAAATCGAATGTGGGCATTCTTCTGTCGTGTTACTTTTTTCTACGGGAACCACTTCTTGTTTGTGCAATTCAAGCTCTTCCCAGAACTTTTTCCCTACCTCAAATGCCTCCTTTGCTGATTTCAAAATCCCAGAAAATCCATCGGTGCTATTCATATTTACGGAACTGCCATCAAAAACTAAATTAGATAACAAAGTGTGCATTTCTCTGATTTTTCTCTCGGGCCTGGAATTGGATTGATTGGAAATTCCAACCCTAAGTGGGACATCAAGAGGGCGATTTGGGGCCTTTTTTTCTTCCACGTCCTCTTCACTTTCAAGCACAAAAGCCTTGGAATTCAAATGGCGGTTAGCAAAACCCTCACCCTCCTTAGAAACTAAACTGAACCCAGTTTTGAAGACGAAAGGAACTTCAAAACCCACCATTAAAACATAAACAAGGCCTATAAAAATCAAAACTTGGACCGATCTTTGACGACTCAGAGACATGAACATGTCCAATTTTGCTCTCTTCATGTTTTAAGAATTCAAACCCAACCCACAATAAACAAAACTGTAAACCCCCTCTTTCAATGGCCAACGATCATAAATAAAATTTTGCAACAAAACAGCTAGGCAAAGAAAGAGGGAGAGCACTAGTGAGAAAAGAAGAGAGAATTAATAAGTCAGCAAAACAGGATCACAGACGTGTTTAGTAAGAGGGGGTCATATGAACTTAAGATTATACCATAATTATAAATAGTAAGTAGATAAATAGAGAGAGATTGAACTTAGAAGAATGAAGAGAGGCTATTGGGTCGGTGACCTTCATAGAACAAAAGAAATTTTATACTTTTTCAATTCAAATTAGAAAAGGTTACTGGTTTGAAAGTGGCCCGAAAGTATATTTTATCAGGTAGTATGTTTAATTCATTCTCTGAAAAGGAAGGAAAAGGAGAGGGGAGAAAGACCTTGGAAATTGTTTGCTAATTAATTTCATATACGCACCTCAATGTTTTGCGAATTTATCATGACACCCTCTACTTTTTCTAAATGCGTAAAATGTTTAAGTTTTTTCCTATATTTGAAATGTTTTGTTAATTCCTCAATTTCATTCACAAAACTTAATAGATCGAATGACCTTGTAGAatagtatattttatttttcacaagccttttttcaaatttcttccagaaatttcTGCAGAAATGATTGAAAattacttgttgtttatgttgcgTAAAATTTTCGAAGGTTTTTCTAGGTCTTTTATCATATAAAGTTTATATTGACAAGTTTAAATTTGATTACTAAATAAATCATGGTATAGTATTTGACATGGATTACATTATGTTTAATTTATTCATATTTCAGTTTGCAACAAAAAAAATATCTTAATTAGTAAGACAGTAAATATCACACATTTGGTAATCAAAGTCAACTTGTCAATAAAGACTTTCTGTTGGGTAAGTTCTTAAAAGGATGTAAACTAATTTGGTAGTAAGTAATTAGTAACAATATTATAAACACAATGATTCCAAATGCAATATCTGACCCATTAATGAGTAACTGGATTTCGTCTATTTAGTCATTTTAAACTTGTTTCCTTGTATTTAAGCTTACATATAGAAGGTGACCTCGTCAGATTTGGATAAAAAAATTGTAGCAATTGGAAGTTTCATATGTAACTATTAAACTAGAACTAAACATCATCGGCCATTTTAATTGTAATTATTGCAACGCCTGGAAATGCGAAATAATGCAAGAATAAGTCATATACCATTCAAAAACACAAAGTAACCATTCAGAGTGGAAAAGACAGGTAAACCAAAATTGGAAAAACATAAGCAAGATATCTACAAGTAATTAAAGCTTAAAAAGTAACATGTTTTAATGAATATTTTCCTATCTAAGTAGAATGATCATAATAGGAGGCGTTCACATTAATTGTAATATATTTGCA
Encoded proteins:
- the LOC104121647 gene encoding hydroxyproline O-galactosyltransferase GALT6 isoform X2; the protein is MKRAKLDMFMSLSRQRSVQVLIFIGLVYVLMVGFEVPFVFKTGFSLVSKEGEGFANRHLNSKAFVLESEEDVEEKKAPNRPLDVPLRVGISNQSNSRPERKIREMHTLLSNLVFDGSSVNMNSTDGFSGILKSAKEAFEVGKKFWEELELHKQEVVPVEKSNTTEECPHSISISGSEFQEKGRILVLPCGLTLGSHITVVGKPRKAHPEHDPKISLLKDGQFLMVSQFMMELQGLKTVDGEDPPRILHFNPRLRGDWSGKPVIEHNTCYRMQWGTAQRCDGWRSKDNEETGRTKKVSIDWPFPFLEDKLFVLTLSAGFEGYHINVDGRHVTSFPYRTGFALEDATGLWMNGDIDVDSVFAASLPATHPNFAPQRHLDMSNRWKAPPLLDQPVDMFIGILSAGNHFAERMAIRRSWMQHQLIRSSNVVARFFVALHARKEVNVELKKEAEFFGDIVIVPYMDHYDLVVLKTVAICEYGVRVISAKNIMKCDDDTFVRVDAVIKEVNKIPENRSLYIGNINYHHKPLRSGKWAVTYEEWPEEDYPSYANGPGYIVSSDIANFVVSEFDSHNLKLFKMEDVSMGMWVEKFNSSRPVEYVHSLKFSQSGCVDDYYSAHYQSPRQMICMWNKLQQLGKPRCCNMR
- the LOC104121647 gene encoding hydroxyproline O-galactosyltransferase GALT6 isoform X1, encoding MKRAKLDMFMSLSRQRSVQVLIFIGLVYVLMVGFEVPFVFKTGFSLVSKEGEGFANRHLNSKAFVLESEEDVEEKKAPNRPLDVPLRVGISNQSNSRPERKIREMHTLLSNLVFDGSSVNMNSTDGFSGILKSAKEAFEVGKKFWEELELHKQEVVPVEKSNTTEECPHSISISGSEFQEKGRILVLPCGLTLGSHITVVGKPRKAHPEHDPKISLLKDGQFLMVSQFMMELQGLKTVDGEDPPRILHFNPRLRGDWSGKPVIEHNTCYRMQWGTAQRCDGWRSKDNEETVDEQVKCENWIRDNDENHSEQSKSSWWLNRLITGRTKKVSIDWPFPFLEDKLFVLTLSAGFEGYHINVDGRHVTSFPYRTGFALEDATGLWMNGDIDVDSVFAASLPATHPNFAPQRHLDMSNRWKAPPLLDQPVDMFIGILSAGNHFAERMAIRRSWMQHQLIRSSNVVARFFVALHARKEVNVELKKEAEFFGDIVIVPYMDHYDLVVLKTVAICEYGVRVISAKNIMKCDDDTFVRVDAVIKEVNKIPENRSLYIGNINYHHKPLRSGKWAVTYEEWPEEDYPSYANGPGYIVSSDIANFVVSEFDSHNLKLFKMEDVSMGMWVEKFNSSRPVEYVHSLKFSQSGCVDDYYSAHYQSPRQMICMWNKLQQLGKPRCCNMR